AAACTGCTCGTTGAGATTTATGCGTTtacagtgtttgtgtgtggccgTTCgttcatctgtgtgtgtgtgtgtgtgtatgtggctCGTTCAGCTTGCAGGGTTTGTGTGTGGCCGTTCGTtcatccgtgtgtgtgtgtgtgtgtgtgtgtgtgtggctcgTTCAGCttgcagtgtttgtgtgtggccgttcgttcgttcatccgtgtgtgtgtgtgtgtgtgtgtgtgtgtgtgtgtgtgtgtgtgtgtgtgtgtgtgtgtgtgtgtgtgtgtgtgtgtgtgtgtgtgtgtgtgtgtgtgtgtgtgtgtgtgtgtgtgtgtgtgtgtgtgtgtgtgtgtgtgtgtgtgtgtgtgtgtgtgtgtgtgtgtgtgtgtgtgtgtgtgtgtgtgtgtgtgtgtgtgtgtggctcgTTCAGCCATTGGTAAGTGCCAAGTTGACGAAACATGGCagttttcttttcctgtttATTCTTTGAGATGATTCAGTATCAACATGGAAATGAGTCCTTCGAGAGCAAGACGGGGCAATCTTATGTTCTGTCACATATGCCCCAGGCCAAGTGATGTTGAGTAATATCTTTGTGTATTTGCtcataaataataatcagTGTTTAATGTACCTTATGTTTGTGTCCTCTCACATTACTGCGTTTCGTTAACAAGCTTTATTGTGAAGGACGTTTTCATCACTCACTTGACACATTTGTGAGTGTCGAAACAATTGAGCCACTTAtagataaaacaaacaaaacactccaCTTGTATTTTGGTCTTATTGCTTTGACTCTGAGTCCCTTGTTGAAGCTGACCCTTTCTTTTGAATAAACAGAaataatacacacaaaaaaaagccaaagtgaTAATATTGTCCCAAATATGTTACAGTGACATTCATTCCAGAGCTATTtcaagaaataaaagcaaaattgaAAGTTATTTATAGAGACAGCAAAAATAATGTGCTTATTTTGGAACTGCGGCCCAATTAGAATGACAGGAAGTCAACAGAAATGATAGCGGAGAAAGAGCAAGTCATTAAcgatgattaaaataaaaaagctttGTTGTGGCTCAGCGACAGCATACAAGAAGGATGGCTTAatgatgatttgttttgttgtttatggGTATGTTAGTATGTCTTTGGGGGGAAGAGAAAGCAATGATTAAGTCATAAATACTTTATCGGAGCATTATTAGAGCGCTCACACATGCCACACACAACCGCTCGTCGTGTCTAATGGcctttgtagtgtttgtcaAATTGACAGGAAGTAGGTCTGCTTCCCAGTTCCAGTCCCATTAAAGACATAAAACATCCACCCGCGAGTTCTTTGAACAGACATGACAGAAGCGAGCAAAGAGACATGAGACGACTCTCTATCGCTTCTCAGCACCCCCAACCCACATCTAGTTACTACTTAGAAGTGGGACACCCATATGCGGCTCCCGAACGTCAATAACGCGATGTTGATCCGCTCATTTACCGCTGCGTGAATACTTTTTCGTAATGCATCTAATTGGAGAAAACAAGCTAAAACCACCCTTTGGGGAGTAGTGACGAATGCTTTAAAGGTTTACAAAATATCGAACGACAGACTTGTAAGATTAGATTTATGTTCCAGAACAGCCTGAGTATACTTGTAAGCACATTTAAGCTCTCTTTCCATTAATCAGTACAGTACAGTTCAGCTAAATaacaaacatattttgcatttttttcagctGATCACTGAATTGAGGTTTTTGTGAAAGTTTGATTTCTGAATTGTGGGCCCTGAAGAGCGCTTGACTTCCATGATGTTCCACATAGTACAAATTGAAACTCAACTTCAAAGATGTGTCATTACTGCTTTAAAAAACGTCGACTGACAATTTTCAGAACCTGCTGAATAAGGTCAAAAAAGGTATCAAATGCAAGGAAATGTGACATTTAGTATTTTCTTCCCCCTCAGTGCGTGACATTTTCGAGCCGGAATGCCCCCACTTCTCCCATTTTCCACTCCACGGGCTTCTCACCACACCCTTCACTTCGTTATTCATCTGTCCTTCTTCCGTCTCGCATCCATCATTTTTTCACCTAGTATTAAGAGCACATATATTTCGTGTGCCGGACACAGCAATGCGTTCCAGACACAATGCGGGATAGTGAAGGCACTCTGTAATGATGTCTATTGTGAACAGCAACTCAAATTCTACCAGGCACATCAATGCGCAATGAAAACCTGCTGCTATGAATGTGCGCTTTATTGTTTTCTCGGGGatccttttatttcattgtaaacaatgtacatacatatattGAGTTAAGATGGACTGATAAGAGCCCCCCCAGATGTCTCATAGAGGATCCTCTCCACTGTTGTCAATCCTTACAAAGTCACACTAGAAGCTTGTAAGTGTTTTTATTAATACTGAGGTGGATGGGTAAATGGATCAGCTGCAAGTGTTGGGAAAATAATGTCAACGGCCAAGTTTTAGAAATGTCCTATTTTATCAAGATATTCATCGCCAGCTTTGATTGGCTGCAATTAAATTTACGATATGTTGATGATTGTGGTTGGCAGCACTTAATTTCTTGGCCCTCCTCTTTACAGACTCCTTGCCCGCAATCAGTTCTGCACCTCGGATTTTGCTTTGTATTCAAGATTATGGTTGATTGATCAGCAGATGTAGTGTTTTCTTGAACTGATTTCcttgaagttaaaaaaaaataccagcataaaattttcattttttttttttatctgcataTAACATTTGGCAAGTCAAACCCAATAAAGGGTTTGGAGGTGCCAAAGtctgtttgaaaatgatcaaaacaaaCCATGAAAAGAAGGTTTCGTTTCCTGAAGCAATTTAGTCGAATCTTGTTCCTTTTCTTTATCTTCTTGTTTCACCCTGTTTTTGTCCTTCAGGTGACGTGTAATTGTTTCACCATAAGTGACGGAGAGCTGCAAGAGATTGGAGTTGGGTTGTATCCcaggtaacacacacacacacacacacgcatgcacaaagGGCCTCATGTGTAGAATGCCTAACTAACTAGCTTCGGCTCCAATATATATGTAACTCCTAATTTTCTTAGCGCTGACTTTCGtatcacacacaaaacattagCATCAAATTCAAATGCATTCTGAAGTTAGCGGCCAATTGACAGAAACCAAAACGACCCCTCATACCCTTTCCCCACTCGCTTGCGGATGCACCCATAGGCCCATTTTCTTGACAGTCTTTTGAAGTCCACATAACTGAGGATATAGCGTTATTCTCCCTCTGAGGAGAAAAGTTGAAAACTTGACAGCTTGTGTTGAGGGTTAAGGACACATGGAGATCTACTCGAGGTTGGACTCCAACTGCTGTGACTCAACACACAGCAAGGGGCGACACGTTGTAATCCCAGTATCAAGACGAAGGAATTGGCCCTCTCTGGCATGTTGGAGcttctacacacacacgcgcacacacacactgcaggtATCCCAGCCAGATTATCTGGCCAGTGTTGAGATGTCAGATGGTCACAGTAGTTTTATCACAGCTCAGCCAAACCGtgtgtcggtgtgtgtgtgtgcgttgtcCATTAAAGATGGGCCTGTTGTCGGGATGGTCCCCTGCCTattcatattttgtgttgCCTAGCAACCATGGTTTCACCCAGGAAAGAAGGATTACATGGGTAAGGCTCTGTTCATTATTCCTGTCCTATAGTGTACCCCCAAAGAGTGAGTTTCAAGTGATCACACTATGGACCCGAAAGACAGAGCACACTACTCACAGTACTCTGAATTTAACTTATTACATCATTCTCTGAACCAGATAATAGCACGCTAACTCATTTACTGTCCATCCAATATGTTACTCCAGGaacctcacaaaaaaaaatcatacaatcCCATCTTTTTTCATAGCCTGCTACTAAATGggctgacaaaaataaaaaaatcttgctCCGTAAAGGTCTGTATCTTGTACTCGTTGAATGCTTTTATGTCAAATTGTTACAGACATGTTTAAATATCATAAACAGTGTGTCCAAATTTAACCTTTGATATCTTTAACCTTTAAATATCAGGCAAGAGTTCTGATAAACAAAAAGTGGCATTTAGTGTGCAGCTGTATCGTAATAGTAAACTAGctcttgaaaatatttctcaggaagcctttttttatgtttagcTATGTGGCCACCATGTTAAGCAACAGTTAGTTTCGAGGAGTGCCAGCACACACTGGTAATGCTCGTTGTCGTTTAGTTCATTCATCTAATTAGTATGCTAAGGAGATGCCGCTTAATCAGATAAAAGCATTGTGTGGATGCCTTGATTCCTAGTTGATATTCAACCTGGATCGCCACTATTGTAGGTTGTAGAACAAAGCCAGCAGGTTGCAGATGGCTTTACAAagctacacacacaaacacacaaacacacatacatgcaagGAATACAATAATGAGAGCAATAATCAAGGGGATCATAAACACAAAGGtcttcaatgtttttcttgtcttgtGGGTAGAAGATGCCTCTTCACATTTCTGGCTTACCTATCTGTActttacattattttgttaCATGTTTCAAATTCACTCTGCGTAATATTTATTCCAGTCATCCGATAATCAGTTTACTgacagcataaaaaaaaagcagtggaaaaaaactCCTTAGGAAGTCAATcaagtggtgttttttttttgttgacactgttttgaaatgtgactATGCATATGGGAAAtaagcttttgttttgacagaAATGGAGTAAATGTCTCTTGGCTTGCTTGTGTGCACTAGTAGCAACTTCGAATAGAcagattgaaaaataaagagtgACATTCGTCATGTTGGAAGCATAGCGCTCATCTTGACCCAAATGTGTATTTGTCTGCATTTCATCAACTCGTTCATTGACTTTATGGATCATTTGAGCCTTCAGTCTTGTGCCATCTATCAGAATCATGGACCAAGAAGTGCATCCATAAATGCCTGAAAACAATttatagtttgtttttttagtggaAACAATTAAAGGAGGTCCATCTTTCCTAACATTGTCTAAATGAGCAGTTGCTTCCTCAGCATAGTGAATTTAGTGACATGATGACTGCAAACGGGCTAAAATGGCTAATAAAACTGGGGCAGCTTGTCACAGAAGTGGAAATGGATAGCCTACATTAAAGGTCAGTCCACTTTTATTGAGACTGGCCCTCATACTGGACATTTATACAACCAATAAATGGACTTAACTTTACACTCACCACGCTGCTACAGTCACAACTACTTAGAGTTGCCCAGTGGCACCATCCTCTCGTtcctgttgaaaaaaaaagacataggaaaacaaactttgtttattttatactGAAGATGCAAAGACAGATATGTGATTCTCACTAGCACATGGCTTATCTCCTATTCCCCCTCAAACCATCTCTCCTCACTCTTCACATCCCCCCTCCCACGTCATGATGTCATCTCAGTTTATCGCTGCTTAACCACGACTGCAGGCCAAATTGTGTGATGGTGTTTGAAGGAACGAAGCTACACCTGAGAGCTGTTCGGGATATCAAACCGGCAGAGGAGGTACTGAGTGCACAAGAGCACAAAAATACTCCACAGAGTCACTGAGCTCTGGAATGAAGGAAATATCTGCACAATGTTgaattgaatgtttttgttttctgtgtttaGCTAACAATTAGTTACATAGAGACGCTGTCATTGACGGAAGAACGTAATAAACAGCTGGAGGACCAATATCATTTCACATGCCACTGCCAGAAATGTGACTCTCAAGACACAGTAAgactttaaaatattcaacTGTGGATTGAATTTTGCGCTATCACTAACTGTTAGTTTTAAATTGGCCCAATCATCCCAAAAGCACGATGTTCTTTGTTGTGTTTGGGCCAGAAATCCCCCTTCGAATGAAGTCCAAAATGTTCCACCATCTTGGATATGTAAACTgtttagaaaagaaaagaaaaaaaaacacccactaGCTATGTTACTCTTACCCGAGCGTATCAGAGCAGAACACTCTCATTTTATGGTGTCTCCTGCTTGCTTCCTCTCTGTCACACTCGCTGGCCATCTGCCTTCTCTTCTGACTGACTGCCTTCTGggaaaaaatgaccaaaaagcTTTCACCtgcccttttctttttcatctgtCTGATCCCCTCCTTGGATTATAGTGTCTCGCCATCTCATTCTTACCCTGACTTGCGCTATCATCCATTGTATTGTCATGCAACATGCATGCACTTTAAAGTATCTTCCATGCGCCCACGTGCACCCTCAGACTTTATTTAACCCGCCTTTGTTCTGCCCGCGACGGTACATAACGGCTTTTTGTCACGCCGCCGCTCTCTTTAATCTTCCGATGATGATGGCGGGCTGCTGGATTGTGACCCAGAGTTGACATCGAACCTTGTGTGTATGCTCAAGGTGCTTTTGTGTGCACACATAAAATACTGTAACCCACAGTGCTTATAAAATAGCTTTTTGCAGTTTTATGATATTGGTGCAAGCTTTCAAGGTTTCAGACGAGTGAAAGCAACCTTTGACGTCCTTGCGTCTCCGCCAACGTGCCACTGATtgtgttgaaaaagaaaaattgggtTAGCCTTGGCAGTTGCTAACAGATATTTGTCCTCCTTGAGGATGAATTTGAAGTTTTTGCTTGTTCATGGCCTGTTGGCTAGTTTGTCTTAAGTTACATATTCTTTTGACAAACTCCAAAGCTTGCCTTTTGCATGACTAGATTGCTCACAAATACTTAGATCTCTTGGCTTACATATTCTTCAATGTTTGATCCACTTAATGCTTTATAAAAAGTCATCCTGCAAGAGTTttgtttcctctcttttccagGACAGACTCATGCAGTCTGGTGAACAGACAACATGGCTAAAGTTGAAGGAGGCTTTACCCAAATTAGAAGAAATGAAGGCAGCCTCAGGTATCTTTTAGCACGATGATGTTAATTCATTAACAGTTCCTTTCGGTTAAATTCGGCTCCTCTTAAATCCAAGCATTCCAATCCAGTAGCAATAGTTTCTTTCTCAAATAATTCTTCAGATTGGCAAAGCCTTCGAGAGAGTTGTACACGTCTTTTATCAACCGAGGGTGCTGACGTGCCTGATGAAAACCTCTACAAGCTCCGATTGACCGATATGGCTCTGGATTGTGCCGTTCACCTCGCTCAATGGGAAGAAGCCACAAAACACGGGGAGAGGACACTTCCAGTTTACAGGTGAGAAGAAGCGCAGTGTTTATATATGTTAtgagattttttgttttgccacaGCAGtgccaaacaacaaaaatgttcacctaaaaaaatatttttgttttatgtactGGAGATCTTGCGTTGGAGAGAGAAATACTTGGTTGTGGTGGCTCATGATGCATTGAAGTCAAGCAAATAATTCAGTTTCTTATCTGTGGTTATCATCAcatattttctcttctttgtATCACTGGTACATTGTTGTGGTAgcgtcacaaaaaaaacacaaaagccaaagaaaaagaaaatctcaacATCCCAAGTGAGAAAGATCTTAAAATAGGAGCTGGAACGAAAACGAGTTGGAAAGTGTGTGTTGTGACGGTCTTTAAACTTGACTTTTTATCTGTGCTGCTCCAGTTGCTGCAGCAACTCAACGTCTCTCTCCATCTTCCATCCTTCCCACATTCTGTGTTCCTTTCTtccattttgactttttccacCATTTTCACTTTAGAATTTAGAGGCATTGTTCTGCTACAGAATATCTCCACagtacaaatattttctcGCTTTAAACGGGGAGCCTTGTGTCCATATTTCACATGATACCATGTTTTCTATTTGGTTTTATACTTGGAAGACAATATTGCGCAAACAATGTGGCAACGGAGCGAATATCATGCAAATGTATTCCATTTGGTCTTTTGCAAGAATGAATGTACGTCGTTGCTCATTTAAATTAAAGCTGCATTCATTATAGTTTTGGCCAGAGTACAAAACACAATTAGGCAGACTATAACTAATCTCTCCTCCGCATTTGCATTCACAAAGATAATCCTTGCTTTCCTCTCACAAACATCTCGAGAATCCTATTTTCCACTGGATTTCCCTGGAAATGCATGCGTGCCTCCTTCCACAAGTGTCAACGTCTACTCGGTGCCCTCTTCTCATTCTCGTAGCCCAGAGCTGTGGCCTTCTAACGAGCTGCCTTCCACATAAACCTATTTACTCCCCGGGGAGGAAAATAAAGGAGGGGAACCCTAATGAAATAATTGTAATCACTGCCAGTGTGTGCATACAAAGATGAAACATAATTGGAGTTGcttctgcatgtgtgtttatttgctcGACGTGGCCGCTTGACTCGCCGTCTCGCTAATTAAATCAATATTGTAACTTGTTATTATTCATTCAGCAGTAAGACCGATTTAGTCTTTGAACTTCCTGTTTAATGATGGCGTTCCTAACAGGGACAGGGAGGAATTTGGTAATTGCTTGGCTCTGCGATTATCAGCTAGTTAGCCTTGAAGGTAAAAACATTTGGCTTGTTTgtgaaattaatttaaaactgTGTTGCAGTATTCAATTATAGAGCATTTACTCTCatgttatttaattattattaattacgACATAAAAACACGTCACTTGGTGGGTTTGACTTTATTTCACAAGCAAAGGATTCAGATGAAAGTTGCCCGCAATGTCGACTCTTAACAGTGTCACCAAGCTCCTGTAAGGTGCCCATGACCTGACACAATATTGTCAAAGGGCTTCTCTTGACCTACAAAAGAATTCTGCCAATATCCAgtttgcttgtgtgtgcaCTGTTGTTGTTCAGCCTCATATTCTTTAGAATCCCATTCAAGCTGCTGCACTGAATTCACACCCGCAGCTATAGCGGAGATTGAGCCGACCCTAGGGAGGGTTTTTACTCTCACTCGACTTCATCTGGAGCATTTTCTTGCGGCTTTAGCGAGGTTACATCGAATCATTTGGCATGGATAATCAAGACAGTGCCTGGTCGGGGGACAGAGGAGGAAATGGAAGGGAAGGCTTATGAGGGAAGACTGCAGGAGAGGGGAGAAGGCAGAGTGTCACCCACTTTAATCCCTGCAACTAGCTGCAcgaattcaaatgaaaaggaGGCGAGCAGGGAGCATGATAgtagagaaaaaaatagaggACAAATACTCAGGCTCAAAAAATGTTCCTGCATTAAGGCTGGTGTGTATAAATTATGAAACCACAATTTCCCTTTATATATCATGATTCAATTATTTATGCACAGTTGTACTGTACATGTGTGTTGGTGTGAACAAACGGATCTGGGCTGTGTTTGACACCattaaacaaattcaaattaattcCCAGGTAAACAAGCCAAATCTTGCATTGTGCATGCTCGCCATCTTTCACGTGTTCAAAGTGAATGCTAACAGTATGCAAATTCTTCTGTTGCAGCTGTTCAGAAATAAATCCATGAGAGatgcaaaaaatgtcaactatATGGCTAAAAGAATTAACAATTGTAGACTATAATTTCTTGTTGCAGCTTCTCAAGGTCATATTTGCTTTCATCCAATTCGCTCTTCTTGCCTTGAAGACTTTACTACCCTGATCCCCATCCCGTCCACGGAGTCCAGCTAATGAGAGTTGCAAAGCTGCAGCATTATTTGGAGCGCATTCAAGATGCACTGGACACTTTCAAACAGGTTTGTACGACAactgtagattaaaaaaaaaaaatcccccccgTAAAGGTTTGTAGTAAGTTTTTAGTTCATCCTGACATTTCACCCAAAAGTCAAATCGCCCTGACctttagtttgttttgaaaatgactaACTGAAAGTGTTTTCTTATCTGTCCACCAGGCCTTTGAAATCCTCAAGATCACCCATGGGATTGATCACCGCTTGGTGACTGATTTGTTGGTCAAGATGGAAGAATGTCGCTTAGAGATGAATCGATAAATCAACTTGATGATGTAATTCAAGGCAAGCTGTAAAAAGTTTCTCTTTCTTTGAACATCTGGATGTCATGAGGGCTCCAAGTTTGTTTGCAAAACCTGACAACAAATACAGTTCAAGTCCGTTTGTATGAGATTCTTGTCTCTTGTTTCTAATCTCTAGATTCCATTGCGGTGAGTTTGTTtggcgtgtgtatgtgtgtttataGCAAAGGCAGCTTCTCAAAAcatccatcctcccctcaccaCATATCCATCACACACTTCCCATGATAATCCCTGTTATTGTGTGGGTTATTCTGTCAGTGTGCGTTAAGGCTGAAGAGTGTCTGTGATGGAATGTGGCAATGTGGTCATgcttcacacacacgcgcacacgcacacacacacacacacacacacacacacacggttgtCTCTTTGTTAAAAGGATGACAACATTTCCTCTGGGAGCGtaaagtgtgtgtttatggGTTATGGGAGGATTACTGTGACATTGTCTGctttcacaaataaaaggtTTTGCATTTCTGACACTTTTCGCTATCTACATAGAAAAGACTTGTCGATTAGTCAGCTGTGAATAACTGGCACTTTACCACAGTTGTTcagattattattttccaataGTATATGAAGCAAGAGCTATATCAGTCCAATTACCCTTATCAGTTACGAATAAGCATTTAATAAAAAGGATTACAGTATTTCATTAGGTTGCAGTTTCCAGttctatattttaatatttggctTATCCTATTCAGCAAATATAACAGCTGCTTGAAGGATTAACtgtaattttcaaaaataaagccctcaagatttttttaagaatcGTTGGACGATtgccttttaaaatgtattcaataaAAGCATTGAATAGTAATAATGCTTGAGGTAGActttataaaatacaaaattctGACCCTAAAGACAGCCCAACAATAGAAACGTCACACCACATCTCCCTCCATGTCTCTTTTTAGTGGTTATTGTTTCCTCTTTCTCCCATCAACTAGCACAGGCCATTAAACCAGATTTACTGTCGTCACTCTCACAGCCTGTCACTTTTCCCTCTCTCATTCCCCCAACACTTCAAATTATATTCATAACCTCTCTTTGTCTAACTGTTGCTCTAACATTAAAATTCTGCAGCATCgaacacaaaaacacttttatgAAGTGATTCTTTTGCGTGCTATTAGAGAGAGCCAGCACACCactttgagacttttttttttttttttttgaggattTGCTATGCTTTTGCGTAACGCTGGTAGATTGTTTAGCATAGTTGAATTTTTCCAAGAAAGCAAACACACGTTAAATTTTTGAATACATTCCTTTATTTACATTCGGCCATCTTTTTTGTCCATCAGAACGCTGTGTCAAAAGACAGTTCCAGCCTTGAATCATGCACAGAGAATATCACACTTGATGCGCTTCTGAATTTTCACACTGATCTCCATTTTTTATGACATTGTTAGCTCATCTGTTCTGCAGATTGGCACTTatgactggaaaaaaacaaagaaaaaaaacagacttgAAACAAATAagttgtcttgtttttagACATGTAACGATATGATAAGTCTCACATCCACAAACAtaagacacatttttttggCCATTTACCCACCTCGAGAAGGGGATTTCCATAACATTACCATTTATCACACCAGGCTGGTTTGTGTAAATAATGTTACATACACTAAGATTTATTTAACTATTTTCCATATTTTCAGTGTAGTCTTCAACCATGGCCAAAAGGAATAATAGGCGAGTATAAATGTGATATGTGCACAATATATACAGTTGAACCTCAAATTATTTATACCCTGGACATGTTTTGACTGGAAATGACAGGGGAACATGGCAAATGACCGTTAAACATTAAACATATTGTACGTTTCCATCGGGGGTTTTTTTCAACGATTTGTTTTACCCTAAGGATCATCTTAACATCTAGCCAAATTGGACTAATTTTGAACATGGAATGTTTTCcaaactgaattaaaaaaaaaaatgaga
The window above is part of the Syngnathus acus chromosome 3, fSynAcu1.2, whole genome shotgun sequence genome. Proteins encoded here:
- the smyd3 gene encoding histone-lysine N-methyltransferase SMYD3 → MAPMLQRFVSPGKGNGLRATTAIKSGNLLFSSEPLASCVSAKVAKHVCHRCFARHETLLRCSQCKMARYCNITCQKQAWSDHKRECKCLRSILPRIPTDSVRLAARLIFALMNPAKTASEELYSFHEHESHLSSMSEQKKQGLSQLASMLEMYLQQEVPELTLEMTSALPQPLDLIAKVTCNCFTISDGELQEIGVGLYPSLSLLNHDCRPNCVMVFEGTKLHLRAVRDIKPAEELTISYIETLSLTEERNKQLEDQYHFTCHCQKCDSQDTDRLMQSGEQTTWLKLKEALPKLEEMKAASDWQSLRESCTRLLSTEGADVPDENLYKLRLTDMALDCAVHLAQWEEATKHGERTLPVYRLYYPDPHPVHGVQLMRVAKLQHYLERIQDALDTFKQAFEILKITHGIDHRLVTDLLVKMEECRLEMNR